In Persicimonas caeni, a single window of DNA contains:
- a CDS encoding translocation/assembly module TamB domain-containing protein has translation MRKWLKRLGITLGVIVGLLVLVLLGAWIYLQTGAGKSFLKDRILSAARGSLEGELEIDRIEGGLLGGAELYGVILRDARGNVAARVPEASADYDLLQLLESELRIESISVERPLVVARRYDDGTLNLATLTKDQPEEKKPPSQFQASIARAAIDDGLLVWVDDQATETNLSEERRADLEAWLERLDEPEASIGDLQKQIVSILSGTTQGQLSAAAATGLELRGSFNTYGGSALSGKLERLAAEVHTDATQQAHEFVAENLDLQRSAGHLETTLATLRLGSLASARDITAAVDFQTRTDELGNKVVMGIDEFFVQVARADVDDELVGAIAPDAPITGPITASASVGGTLKDFVYLVRFGCGSDPSTTLAGTAAFAGDDFTQPRYDAAAVFSQLRPSRCIDLGGRNVDLTGALLAAGEGINPEELTAEARVALENSQVDDYRVDAMYLKAAAKDGTYSVDRFETITPYGRAEIAGSFGLDGDYRVQLEVDANEEMRQLSEQLGQGELSTKFARIRLVSEGKLDLDAQSPLGYVERGELTADWRLQDFQLENNAIGSSRGDVFTRIGPVEGQPDARFVEFSADIRGANVDLPDFAAQSLAVDAKGQGVLQLPVDDFLGALRSLSSSWDVRVDRLSTPSIDIQAADIQAELDRRGLGSPFSWDIQGSLRGGRFQDNRVGSAKVDLEGTAQVDQTPEGPELGRFSAKGTADVTDLRAGDNKIQQGRLRLDLSGDLPSIEGSVGIDATGVEAAGEQLESLQAEIELGEDRQFDITARAERKETGPISLEAAGKADADFQEFELRQFELETPEATLSVPEGAKVELTEDGVRFDQLRLETDDQFLTVEGTFRTRGKQDLRVELGNVKVGELREKFGLEKMIPPVRATVNGELSIEGTARNPVINIELYVTNAYYEGYGPLSAKLLATYRNRLLNISELSATAYDTKILAASGELPLDLNLSGDVDIPRNRKMDLQMRVPTLTLQEFYEPLPVLEEYNAAGTIFANLYLAGTIQNPRIQVQLSGDNIGFAGDIGGEYLEIEQVTTSLKADYTPPSGGRGGIDARYRLVWRGEPVVEARASTPMPLADWVRRTLDETRPTPDWDKALAQLPFKLSLEVSNLDLGEVPLESFAEADAEGDIVVDIDGAGTFSDPRLNLELRADDFGWEQYRDIYVATELRLRDQMVHIDQLRFEWDADEIFVASGKFPLPTETIVGDQPLADLPIDLTVQLNKVPISKLQAIDYSFARYKGVLAGYATVSGTLSEPDIDGRAGLFDTEMARGQTGSIAVSFSAENGRLKADAFVCRRYNQVMTAEADVPITTDILALARGASVLDEGQIQARIKSDPIQLATLVPGELVDQYVSDPEGLLEIDVDINGTWEQPRILGNVLIEDGAVTLPVYGRRFTDIDLNVQATRERVAIKKLNVAEGDSWVRADGTLNLEGFTPTELEATIKSKEFNFGGFAEGFAAYVTSTIDVDGDFTGEADRIRAHAKELEVTIPEDEGGDLHPTELDEEIVVLKRHTDQNQVLDLENLLEQPEAEEEDKTPLQIRFVADRGSWLRHPIANVEFTADVTVNLAGPRVSMLGTVDTVRGNAELLGKEFEVPEQENAVRFTGASPPNPVLDIRALNYLPREITEEIGEPSEGEPRVIVRVTGRAQEPKLVFESDPLLSETEIIFVLMTGRPPGQAGAGEESRVSGLALGAASGIFASLLQQQLAGTLPLDVVRVQPGQEGFRDARVQVGTYLTEEIFVSYSLRLGAEEGEGFNVFKIDYRFAPRWKLELQSSEQLTGQFNIFWDVY, from the coding sequence ATGCGTAAGTGGCTCAAAAGACTAGGAATCACACTCGGCGTCATCGTCGGGCTCCTGGTTCTTGTGCTGCTCGGTGCCTGGATTTACTTGCAAACCGGGGCGGGCAAGAGCTTCCTCAAAGACCGGATTTTGTCGGCGGCGCGCGGCTCACTCGAAGGCGAACTCGAGATCGATCGCATCGAAGGTGGACTATTGGGGGGCGCCGAGCTCTACGGCGTTATCCTGCGAGACGCGCGAGGCAACGTCGCAGCCCGCGTGCCCGAAGCCAGCGCCGATTATGACCTGCTTCAGCTGCTCGAAAGCGAGTTGCGTATCGAGTCAATCTCGGTCGAGCGCCCGCTGGTCGTCGCGCGCCGCTACGACGACGGCACCCTCAACCTGGCGACCCTCACCAAGGACCAACCCGAGGAGAAGAAGCCTCCGTCGCAATTTCAGGCCTCCATTGCTCGAGCGGCCATCGACGACGGGCTGCTCGTCTGGGTCGACGACCAAGCGACCGAGACCAATCTCTCCGAGGAGCGACGCGCCGACCTCGAGGCCTGGCTCGAGCGCCTCGACGAGCCCGAGGCGAGCATCGGGGATCTCCAGAAGCAAATCGTGTCCATTCTGTCGGGGACGACACAAGGTCAACTCTCCGCAGCCGCCGCGACAGGATTGGAGCTGCGCGGCTCGTTCAACACGTACGGCGGCAGCGCGTTGAGCGGAAAACTCGAGCGGCTCGCCGCGGAGGTCCACACCGACGCGACCCAACAGGCGCACGAGTTTGTCGCCGAGAACCTCGACTTGCAGCGTTCCGCGGGGCACTTGGAGACGACACTCGCCACACTCCGCCTCGGCTCGCTCGCTTCGGCTCGAGACATCACGGCTGCGGTCGACTTCCAGACCCGCACCGACGAGTTGGGCAACAAAGTCGTCATGGGCATCGACGAATTCTTCGTCCAGGTCGCCCGAGCCGACGTCGACGACGAACTCGTAGGCGCGATCGCTCCAGATGCGCCCATCACCGGCCCGATAACGGCCTCGGCGAGCGTGGGTGGCACCCTCAAAGACTTCGTTTATCTGGTGCGCTTCGGCTGTGGCTCGGATCCGTCGACCACCTTGGCGGGCACGGCGGCATTCGCGGGCGATGACTTCACCCAGCCGCGCTACGACGCCGCGGCGGTATTCTCGCAATTGCGCCCTTCTCGGTGCATCGATCTGGGCGGAAGAAATGTCGACTTGACTGGCGCGCTCTTGGCCGCCGGCGAAGGGATCAACCCCGAGGAGCTGACAGCCGAGGCACGGGTGGCGCTCGAGAATTCGCAGGTCGACGACTACCGCGTCGACGCGATGTACCTGAAGGCCGCCGCCAAAGACGGCACCTACAGCGTCGATCGATTCGAGACGATTACGCCTTATGGACGCGCCGAGATCGCGGGTTCTTTCGGGCTCGACGGGGACTACCGCGTCCAACTCGAGGTCGACGCCAACGAGGAGATGAGACAACTGAGCGAGCAGCTCGGACAGGGAGAATTGAGCACCAAATTCGCCCGAATCAGGCTCGTCAGCGAAGGCAAACTCGACCTCGATGCCCAATCGCCCCTCGGATATGTCGAGCGGGGAGAATTGACGGCGGACTGGCGTCTGCAAGACTTCCAGCTCGAGAACAACGCCATCGGTTCGAGCCGCGGCGATGTCTTTACCCGCATCGGGCCTGTCGAAGGCCAGCCCGATGCGCGCTTCGTCGAATTCAGCGCCGATATTCGGGGCGCGAATGTCGACCTGCCCGACTTTGCAGCGCAATCGCTCGCCGTGGATGCCAAAGGCCAAGGCGTGCTCCAGCTGCCGGTCGACGACTTTCTTGGTGCGTTGCGAAGCCTTTCGAGCAGCTGGGACGTTCGCGTCGACCGACTGAGCACCCCGTCAATCGACATTCAGGCAGCCGACATCCAGGCCGAACTCGACCGCCGCGGACTCGGCAGCCCCTTCTCGTGGGATATTCAAGGCAGCCTGCGCGGAGGGCGATTCCAAGACAACCGCGTCGGCAGCGCCAAGGTCGACCTCGAGGGTACCGCGCAGGTCGACCAGACGCCCGAAGGCCCCGAGCTCGGCAGGTTCTCCGCCAAAGGGACCGCCGACGTGACCGACCTGCGCGCCGGTGACAACAAAATTCAACAGGGGAGGCTCCGTCTCGACTTGAGCGGTGACTTGCCCTCGATCGAAGGCAGCGTCGGAATCGACGCCACCGGAGTGGAGGCGGCTGGAGAGCAACTCGAGTCCCTACAGGCCGAGATCGAGCTCGGAGAGGATCGCCAGTTCGACATCACCGCCCGCGCCGAACGCAAGGAGACGGGTCCGATTTCGCTGGAGGCCGCCGGAAAGGCCGATGCCGACTTCCAAGAATTCGAACTGCGCCAGTTCGAGCTGGAGACGCCCGAGGCGACGCTCAGCGTCCCCGAGGGCGCCAAAGTCGAGCTAACCGAGGACGGAGTACGCTTCGACCAATTGCGACTCGAGACCGACGATCAGTTCTTGACCGTCGAGGGCACCTTCCGCACTCGCGGCAAGCAAGACCTGCGCGTCGAACTCGGCAACGTCAAAGTGGGCGAGCTTCGCGAGAAGTTTGGCCTCGAGAAGATGATTCCTCCCGTACGGGCCACGGTGAACGGCGAACTGAGCATCGAAGGCACCGCGCGCAACCCCGTCATCAATATCGAGTTGTACGTGACCAACGCGTACTACGAGGGGTACGGACCGCTGTCGGCGAAACTATTGGCTACCTACCGAAACCGCTTGCTGAACATCTCCGAACTGTCGGCGACGGCGTATGACACCAAGATACTGGCTGCCTCCGGAGAGCTTCCGCTCGACCTGAATCTGAGCGGCGACGTCGACATCCCACGCAACCGGAAGATGGACCTGCAGATGCGTGTGCCGACGCTGACACTCCAGGAGTTCTACGAGCCACTGCCCGTGCTCGAGGAGTACAACGCGGCGGGCACCATCTTCGCAAACTTGTACCTCGCCGGCACCATTCAAAATCCGCGTATCCAAGTGCAATTGTCCGGGGATAATATCGGCTTTGCAGGTGATATCGGCGGGGAATACTTGGAGATCGAGCAGGTCACCACCTCGCTGAAAGCCGATTACACCCCTCCCTCCGGAGGCCGGGGCGGCATTGATGCGCGCTACCGACTCGTGTGGCGCGGCGAACCGGTGGTCGAAGCGCGCGCGTCGACGCCGATGCCGCTGGCTGACTGGGTGCGTCGCACCCTCGACGAGACACGCCCCACGCCCGACTGGGACAAGGCGCTTGCCCAACTCCCGTTCAAGCTGTCGTTGGAGGTTTCGAACCTCGACCTGGGCGAAGTCCCCCTCGAGAGCTTCGCCGAGGCCGACGCCGAGGGCGATATCGTGGTCGACATCGACGGGGCCGGCACGTTTTCGGACCCGCGCCTCAACCTCGAGCTTCGCGCCGACGACTTCGGCTGGGAGCAGTACCGCGACATCTATGTGGCCACCGAGTTGCGCTTGCGCGACCAAATGGTGCACATCGATCAGCTCCGCTTCGAATGGGATGCCGACGAAATCTTCGTCGCCAGCGGCAAATTTCCGTTGCCCACCGAGACCATCGTGGGCGACCAGCCGCTGGCTGACTTGCCGATCGACCTGACCGTGCAGCTCAACAAAGTTCCGATTTCCAAGCTGCAGGCCATCGACTACTCGTTTGCGCGCTACAAAGGGGTGCTCGCAGGTTACGCGACTGTCAGCGGAACCTTGAGCGAGCCCGACATCGACGGGCGCGCCGGGCTCTTCGACACGGAGATGGCGCGCGGCCAAACGGGCAGCATCGCGGTGAGCTTCAGCGCCGAAAACGGCCGGCTCAAAGCCGATGCTTTCGTATGCCGAAGGTACAACCAAGTCATGACCGCCGAGGCGGACGTACCGATCACCACCGATATCCTGGCGCTGGCCCGAGGAGCCAGCGTGCTCGACGAGGGGCAGATTCAGGCTCGAATCAAGAGCGACCCGATTCAACTCGCCACGCTGGTGCCCGGGGAGCTCGTGGATCAGTATGTGAGTGACCCTGAAGGTCTGCTCGAGATCGACGTCGACATCAACGGCACCTGGGAGCAACCTCGCATCCTCGGCAACGTGCTGATTGAAGATGGCGCGGTGACCCTGCCCGTTTACGGGCGTCGATTTACGGACATCGACCTCAATGTTCAGGCCACTCGCGAGCGAGTCGCCATCAAGAAGCTCAATGTGGCCGAAGGTGACAGCTGGGTGCGCGCCGACGGCACGCTGAACCTCGAAGGATTCACGCCCACCGAGCTCGAGGCGACGATCAAGTCAAAGGAGTTTAACTTCGGCGGCTTCGCAGAAGGCTTCGCCGCCTACGTGACCTCGACGATCGACGTCGACGGCGACTTCACCGGTGAGGCCGACAGAATTCGCGCCCACGCCAAGGAGCTGGAGGTCACGATTCCCGAAGACGAGGGTGGCGACCTGCACCCCACCGAGCTCGACGAAGAAATCGTGGTGCTCAAACGCCACACCGACCAGAACCAGGTGCTCGACCTGGAGAACCTGCTCGAGCAGCCTGAAGCAGAAGAAGAGGACAAGACGCCCCTGCAGATTCGGTTTGTCGCCGACCGCGGAAGCTGGCTGCGCCACCCCATCGCCAACGTCGAGTTTACCGCCGACGTCACCGTCAACCTTGCCGGCCCGCGCGTGAGCATGCTGGGCACCGTCGACACGGTTCGCGGCAACGCCGAGCTCCTCGGCAAAGAGTTCGAGGTGCCGGAGCAGGAGAACGCGGTGCGCTTCACCGGCGCCTCGCCGCCCAATCCAGTGCTCGACATTCGCGCGCTAAACTACCTCCCGCGCGAGATCACCGAGGAGATTGGCGAGCCCAGCGAAGGCGAGCCGCGCGTCATCGTGCGCGTCACCGGCCGCGCGCAGGAACCCAAGCTCGTCTTCGAGAGTGACCCGCTGTTGAGTGAAACCGAGATTATCTTCGTGCTGATGACCGGGCGCCCCCCCGGCCAGGCGGGCGCAGGTGAGGAATCGCGCGTCTCCGGCCTCGCCCTGGGGGCCGCGAGCGGTATCTTCGCCAGCCTGCTCCAGCAGCAGCTCGCCGGCACCCTTCCGCTCGACGTCGTCCGTGTCCAGCCGGGCCAAGAGGGCTTCCGCGACGCCCGCGTCCAAGTCGGCACTTATCTCACTGAGGAGATTTTCGTGTCGTATTCGCTACGTCTGGGCGCCGAAGAGGGGGAGGGATTCAACGTCTTCAAGATCGACTACCGCTTCGCGCCGCGCTGGAAGCTCGAGCTGCAGTCGAGCGAGCAGCTGACCGGGCAGTTCAACATCTTTTGGGATGTGTATTGA